The segment CCGATTTCCAAAAAGAACCAAATCAAGCTCtcccaactctgataccaattgttgatttgaactgaaataaaaacataaataaaagaaacaaacacaaacacacaagaaaAACAGATACAGATATTTACAATGGTTCACCTGTAAACAGGCTATGTCCACTCTCAACAATAGGATTCTCCACTTCTATTATTATCTTTGATCTCTATTTTGGTTTTACAAGACCACACAACACTCATCCTATGGTTGTGCGTATATTACTTAAAATATAGTCTCCAGAAGAAAGGAGGAAGATTAAAGAACCATCACCGGTTACAAGAACCGTTACACAAGGAAGAGCCTGCAAGAACCATGCATTACAAGTCAGAAATGCTGACTGCAACAGTAACGATTTAGATTGGGCTTCACTCGCCCAACATCAACATACCCATTACACTTCAAGGTGCAATTTATACTTACTAACAATTTCTTATAATATTTAACTTTGAATTTAAactaaattgtaatttttttttatttcttagcTCTAGGATTAATATATCTTTTGTAATTTTTGACTGAATATTTTTTattagtattttttttaattatataataaataaaactTAGATCTGTATTTTTTTCTTGTAATACATTTCAATAAATGTGCCtagacacacatacacacacatgcatgttcacacacacacatgcatgttcacacacacacaaatacatatCCAAATTACTCTttttctaaaattattttttatttttttaattccaTCATCATACAAATACATATTTCAAACCAAATCTAAATTTCATAATTGTATAATCTTATTTCACtacattatttttttttcaattttttatttatgaaaaatatttagataGACCAAAAATATTATAGGAAATTATAATTATAAGAAgacaatatatatttaaaataaactatatatatatatatatatatatatttagacttCAAAGTCAAAGTTATGAAAGGTAAggaatattataatattaaatattggaacACGTGGTTAGTGGTGAATAGATAGATCTTGCACTTAAAAAGGCTTCCATATTATCAAAGCTGTgactatctttttattttttaatatttttatattgaatGGATGTTGCACTGAAAAGCTTCCATGTTTTCAAAGGTGAGAGagtattttattgttaagtttaaCGTATGTGCAATACCAAGCGCTCCACACGCTTTGCCCACCATTTCGTGTTTTACAAAAATATACATATTTAATTCATTAGATTGCCTCGCCACCTTATCTTTACTAAGTTAAGATGATAAATTTAATGTAGATTCTTGCTCAATATATTACAATATCTTATCTAACCCTTGTACGTCACAAATAGGAAAAATATTAGGTCACCTGCTACTGCTACCTTAATATTTAAGAATTTATATTGTCTATGAAGATAGTTCATTTTGATGTTAAGAGTGTATTTTACTTGCACATTAATTTATTAGTTAAAATAGGCAATCTATGCTATTGAATTTGAGATTGTTTGAATGAATTTGTTATTCATTTTAATATAAATAGATATGATATTGCTTCAATTCGATTagataatatattttcatatgtttTTTTAAGGATGTTAAACTTTAAAGATAATGTTTTTAAATAATTTGTGGAAAGAATTAAGATAATTGTAggatttaaaataatctaatttgAGTTTTATTGTGAATATGTTGTATTTCTTGATAAAGGAAGCTTTGAAATCTTATATAGTCACTATTTAAAGAAATTGACTCTACATCAAAAGAAAACAATTGTCACTAGgaaaaagaaaaccctaattttttttttcagtatCAATATGAATAATTACAAAATTAATTCTACAAattagattttttcaaaaaattaggtAATGGAGAAGATAAGATGTAATACTACTCTTAGTTTTCtcgattttttgaaaaataaaaatctaaaaaaaattgaaGTTTGTAATTTCTATACTTGAAAAGTGAAAATTCAAGTGTTATTATTGAATAATGATTCGTGGAGATTAGTTAATGAAAATATAAAGAACACCTAGAAAGTATAAATTCATAAGTGaaaaaataaatatgataaaattaaCACAATTATTAAAATAATCATATTTGATTTGGATAGACGATTTATTATCTTTAACACATcatttaaaaaaatctttaaaaaaatgcaTAATTATTTGATTACAAATTCATGAAtgattttgattaaaaaagcagtgagaacaagggcactgaccctttacatagcagaaCTATCAATCATAGcgcagaaacaacactataacagcAATTAACAACACCAACCATAAAAAAAGGAATCAAGTCTTTTTAACAATCAAAAACAACATCAGaaaaaacaaactacaggggtgccttgcACACCCCAATGGCCTCCATGGTACTGCTCCATTCAGTAGACAGGAATttgtagaggtccctagcctcTTTTTTGTTCTCCTCAGTGTCAACGTAGTGTTCCCCCAACAGAGAGAGGGTGAGTGCGAAGCTGTGTAACACCTGCAAATGGAATTTGTTCaggcccaccatttgggcttcccaagtCTCCATCTTGTTCTTAAGTTGTTTGACCTCCTCCTTGATAGACTGCAGATCGAGAACAGGGCCGAGGTTTTCAATTCTCTACGTGATGTCCAACACATCCGTGCTCAGCTTTTCCATTTGCTGCAGAGTAGGGGCCTCCTGAGGGTTCTCAGCAGCCAAGTCATCAATAGTTTCCATAGTCTCTTTGGGCTCGCCATCAGCAATGGAATTGTCAGtatccttaaccaggtccatcagAGGGATAGAATGCATCACCTATTCGGCCAAGTTTAAATCCTTATCCAAATTTCCAGGATCCAGAGCATTGTTGTCAGAGATTTCCACACTCACATGACCCTTAGTGTCCATTTTCAAAGGGGTCGTATCTTTATCGTCAATGAGTTCCTAAGATTTCCTTTCAGAGGTAGTCATGTCAACAACACCAACAGTGATCGGGACTATGAGGTCCCTAGTCATATTAGCATTATCAGCATCTCCATCAGGACCCCCTTAGTTTTAGGCCCCTACAAATTCATGAATGTTACAATTTCCCTAAATTAcaaatttttagatttaaaatagaaaatagagAAAACAACTTGCCTtcaaattataataaaattattttcacATTAAGTCAAACGGCCTTAAGAAAAAAATGATTTGAGTATAGATGGAGCATATCAAAATATATAAAACGTCTTTCTTGCAAGGAGTCAAATAGGCggaacaaaaaatataaaaaatacaaaggaAGATTTTGAGAGATGTAAAAATGTAGAGCACTTTGTCATGGTCATTGACTAATGTAGAGCACTTTGTCATGGTCATTGACTTTTGGCAAGGGAAAGTTTGAGAAAGTTAAAAGATAATGATAAAGACTAATGTAGTGTTGATAACATAAATAAAATTGAATGACATTGACTATGCAACAAAACGTGATGTGAATGGATTAGAAATACAGGATTTGGGTTTAATTTAATATGATTTATTTTCTGGAATTGAGAGTTTGCAAAGATATAATTGGAGAAATCAACTTAAAGAACTATACTTTTAGAAAGCTAATGATATAATTTACATAAAAAGTTATTGATCAAAAGTTTTATATTCTCACTGAAGACTTAATacaaataaatataatttcataTTCTTTAAAGTCTTTGTCAGTATTAAAAAAACCTCACTCATATGTATATAGAAACAACTTATATGTCTAAAACTAGCTCATAGGTATTTATAGAAAGTATTTGAAGTGTGAATCTTTCACATAAGATCGATACAAATGAAATGCATTCTTGTTGTATCTCTGTTTAATATCGTCACGTATGCCTAAACTTTTGATATATAAATATGATACCAATGCATGCATTTTGTTATCATAAAGCAAAGATAGGAGGAGATGGAGAGATTGAGAAGCACAATTCTTGTGGCCATTCTGCTATGCAAGATCAGTTTGGCATGTGTTCCACCACCATCTGTGGAATGCAATGGAGGAAGATGTGAAATATTCAACTATCAAGGGATTTGGGATGATCTGAGCAGTTGCAAAGCAGGGAGAGCATTCTTTCCCAACACAGAACCAGAGCTTCTTCAAGCAGTCAGATTTGCTGTCAAAATGGGGAAAAAGATCAGAGTTGTAAGCCGGTTTTCTCACAGTCTAAGCAAACTTGTTTGCCAAGATAAGGAAGGAGTGATAATAAGCACAGCCAATTATGACTCAAAAATCCAGGTGAATAAAAGTGCAATGACAATCACAGTGGCAGCAGGAGTAATGATGAGAGATGTGATTGATGCAGCTGCTAAGGAAGGCCTTGCTCTGCCACACATGATTTACTGGGATGGAGTTTCTGCAGCAGGGGTGTTGAGCACTGGAGCTCATGGAAGTGGGGTTTTTGGAAAGGGGAGTGCTGTCCATGAGTATGTTAGAGCACTCACCATTGTTGTTCCCACTACTCCTGCACAAGGTTATGCCAAGCTTGTAAGTGTTGCTCAGGGAGATGAGCGTTTCAATGGTGTGAGATTATCTCTGGGTGTATTGGGTGCCATCTCAGAGATTACTTTTGGATTGGAACCCATTTTTAAGAGGTCTGTGTCTTACAGCTTGGAGGAGGATGTTGGGATGGAGGAGAGGATTGTGGGTTTTGTGAAAAAGTATGAGTTTGGAGATGTTTGGTGGTATCCTGCTCATGGGGAGGTCATTTGGGGGGCAATTGATCGGGTGAGTGGAGACGTCGATGGAGATGGAGTCAACAAAATGGAGCAGCTGGGCCAGCCAAGTACTGTATCAAATGCTGAA is part of the Cryptomeria japonica chromosome 10, Sugi_1.0, whole genome shotgun sequence genome and harbors:
- the LOC131039379 gene encoding L-gulonolactone oxidase 5, producing the protein MERLRSTILVAILLCKISLACVPPPSVECNGGRCEIFNYQGIWDDLSSCKAGRAFFPNTEPELLQAVRFAVKMGKKIRVVSRFSHSLSKLVCQDKEGVIISTANYDSKIQVNKSAMTITVAAGVMMRDVIDAAAKEGLALPHMIYWDGVSAAGVLSTGAHGSGVFGKGSAVHEYVRALTIVVPTTPAQGYAKLVSVAQGDERFNGVRLSLGVLGAISEITFGLEPIFKRSVSYSLEEDVGMEERIVGFVKKYEFGDVWWYPAHGEVIWGAIDRVSGDVDGDGVNKMEQLGQPSTVSNAEDSGTTLNTIESTQDTKLLCNLTGQIMTARVSTGAGFLNSESQGFVKYPVIGWNNRMQATGGCQDYFHKQEPNPKICTPHKILDKNESICSWDRRVDGVRGFDVEIYVPLKNAKHAIMDVKKIRDLNPHALCELEFLEGMSMRSVKKSEAYLGHSEDVITFEFEYLRKEQWEEPKWNMDVYEEIEQMLVEKYGGTPHWGKSGGFLFQGVANKTLDLPKFLKVKEEMDPTGLFSIDWTDAILGIGGKQVQVFRDGCGLHKMCKCKEDRHCLPHKGYFCRPGRVWKNARVCRKD